From the Hymenobacter yonginensis genome, one window contains:
- a CDS encoding OmpP1/FadL family transporter, translating to MTFKSLLLVGGALLTGTAASAGGYQVTLAGIKNNGMGGVGVGLSLDQAAMFYNPGALAMVKERGVQLGANATLARQAFRAENGSVQRELQNNTTTPFSLFAGFGPSEGKFRAGIAVYTPFGNKLQYADGWEGRFALTQIDLKAIYIQPTFSFAVTDKLSIGAGLTYLALGSVNLQRDIPAQNADGQFGSIELDGEAERKFGFNAGVFFKPSEKLSVGISYRSKIDAQVKDGDVTFRNLSATVAPRFQATKFAATLPLPATTSIGIGVMPTEKLTIGLDVNFVEWSAYKNLTFDFNAPVNGSPTSTSKRFYEDALTFRIGGQYQVTSGLTVRAGGAYDNSPVKDGYITPETPDSDRVTGTLGASYKFGEKFGVDLSTQFVNLKKRTQTQDELLSNGTTDRVAGTYKTSVVVPGIGLNYTF from the coding sequence ATGACTTTCAAATCTCTACTCCTCGTGGGTGGTGCGCTACTTACGGGTACGGCCGCATCGGCGGGCGGCTACCAGGTGACGCTGGCCGGGATTAAGAACAACGGTATGGGCGGCGTAGGCGTCGGCCTGTCGCTGGACCAGGCGGCCATGTTCTACAACCCCGGCGCCCTGGCCATGGTGAAGGAGCGGGGCGTGCAGCTCGGGGCCAATGCCACGCTGGCCCGCCAGGCTTTCCGCGCCGAAAACGGCAGCGTGCAGCGCGAGCTGCAAAACAACACGACTACGCCGTTCAGCCTGTTCGCTGGCTTCGGTCCTTCGGAAGGCAAGTTCCGCGCGGGCATTGCCGTCTACACGCCTTTCGGCAACAAGCTGCAGTACGCCGACGGCTGGGAAGGCCGCTTCGCGCTGACGCAGATTGACCTGAAAGCCATCTACATCCAGCCTACCTTCAGCTTCGCCGTTACCGACAAGCTGAGCATTGGCGCCGGCCTGACGTACCTAGCCTTGGGTTCGGTGAACCTGCAGCGCGACATTCCGGCCCAGAACGCCGACGGCCAGTTCGGCAGCATCGAGCTGGACGGCGAGGCTGAGCGCAAGTTTGGCTTCAACGCCGGCGTGTTCTTCAAGCCTTCCGAGAAGCTGAGCGTTGGTATCAGCTACCGCTCCAAGATTGATGCCCAAGTGAAAGACGGCGACGTGACGTTCCGCAACCTGTCGGCTACCGTAGCCCCGCGCTTCCAGGCCACGAAATTTGCCGCCACGCTGCCGCTGCCTGCTACCACCTCCATCGGTATCGGCGTGATGCCAACCGAGAAGCTGACCATCGGCCTCGATGTGAACTTCGTGGAGTGGAGCGCCTACAAGAACCTGACGTTCGATTTCAACGCCCCAGTAAACGGCTCGCCAACCAGCACCTCGAAGCGTTTCTACGAAGACGCCCTGACGTTCCGCATTGGCGGCCAGTATCAGGTAACGAGCGGCCTAACCGTGCGCGCCGGTGGTGCCTACGACAACTCGCCGGTGAAAGACGGCTACATCACGCCTGAAACGCCCGATTCGGACCGTGTAACCGGCACGCTGGGTGCTTCCTACAAGTTCGGCGAGAAATTCGGTGTAGACCTGAGCACGCAGTTCGTGAACCTGAAGAAGCGCACGCAGACTCAGGATGAGTTGCTCAGCAACGGCACGACTGACCGGGTAGCTGGCACCTACAAGACCAGCGTGGTAGTACCCGGCATTGGCCTGAACTACACGTTCTAA
- a CDS encoding SGNH/GDSL hydrolase family protein: protein MKNYSLKRTLPALGLLGLGLAGCQPELEEPTSNKGTADFTKYVAVGNSLTAGFMDGGLYREGQLSSYPNLLAMQMAKAGGGAFVQPLFSEAQSNGSGYLKLTGFTATGSPITASVTTNLALRAGATAARPLYTKFTEPVNNLGVPGIRMSDIETAGYGSVQGNPYFERITPDASPTQTYRQRVAASQPTFFTFWLGNNDVLGYATSGGAGAGITSNTVFTTLANGILDDLTAGGAKGVVATIPDVTNIPFFTTVGPTLRATLTAGNVPGIVVTTGTFSTTPGTPATRKTIATTAIRDANGNGNQLFTLTAAPYLGLLGRTNNGKAWRDVYGQVRGALPPAVSLSVFLAIQGVDTTQAFGVSPGNPIPSTLVLDDVEQTTVRTATTAFNAALTTKATAKNLAIFDANAFFSRVAANGVVSNTVTNTAAYISGNLFSLDGVHPTPRGYAIIANEMIKVINTKYGSTLQPVDPNASRGVLLP from the coding sequence ATGAAAAATTATTCGTTGAAGCGCACCTTGCCGGCCCTGGGCCTGCTGGGCTTGGGTCTGGCTGGCTGCCAGCCCGAACTGGAGGAACCTACCTCCAACAAAGGCACGGCTGATTTCACCAAGTACGTGGCAGTCGGCAACTCTCTCACCGCTGGCTTCATGGACGGCGGCCTGTACCGCGAAGGACAGTTGAGCTCCTACCCCAACCTGCTGGCTATGCAGATGGCCAAAGCAGGTGGTGGCGCTTTTGTACAGCCTCTGTTCTCAGAAGCGCAGTCCAACGGTTCGGGTTATCTGAAACTGACGGGCTTCACCGCCACTGGTTCGCCTATCACGGCCAGCGTCACGACCAATCTGGCACTACGGGCTGGGGCTACCGCTGCCCGGCCTTTGTATACCAAATTCACGGAGCCGGTAAATAACCTGGGTGTACCCGGTATCCGCATGTCGGATATCGAAACGGCCGGTTATGGCAGCGTGCAGGGCAACCCATACTTCGAGCGGATTACGCCGGATGCTTCTCCTACCCAAACCTACCGTCAGCGCGTAGCGGCTTCGCAGCCGACGTTCTTCACGTTCTGGCTTGGTAACAACGACGTACTGGGCTACGCTACCAGCGGTGGCGCCGGTGCGGGTATCACGTCAAACACTGTGTTCACCACGCTGGCCAACGGCATTCTGGATGATCTGACGGCCGGTGGCGCGAAAGGTGTGGTGGCTACCATCCCGGACGTAACCAACATTCCGTTCTTCACCACGGTAGGCCCAACCCTGCGGGCAACGCTGACTGCCGGTAACGTACCCGGCATTGTGGTAACTACTGGTACTTTCTCCACTACTCCCGGTACGCCTGCCACGCGCAAGACCATTGCCACTACCGCCATCCGCGACGCTAACGGCAACGGTAACCAACTGTTCACGCTGACGGCTGCTCCTTATCTGGGGCTGCTGGGCCGGACCAACAACGGTAAAGCATGGCGCGATGTATACGGTCAGGTTCGCGGCGCTTTGCCACCTGCCGTTTCCCTGAGCGTGTTCCTCGCCATCCAGGGGGTTGATACCACGCAGGCGTTCGGAGTATCGCCCGGCAACCCGATTCCTAGCACGCTGGTGCTCGACGACGTGGAGCAGACGACGGTACGCACGGCTACCACTGCTTTCAATGCAGCTCTCACGACCAAGGCTACGGCTAAAAACCTGGCAATATTTGATGCCAACGCCTTCTTCTCCCGCGTAGCAGCAAATGGCGTTGTCAGCAATACCGTAACCAACACGGCGGCATACATCAGTGGCAACCTGTTCTCACTCGATGGTGTGCATCCAACGCCCCGTGGCTATGCAATTATTGCCAACGAGATGATTAAGGTTATCAATACCAAATACGGCTCAACTCTACAGCCCGTAGATCCAAATGCTTCGCGTGGTGTTCTGCTGCCCTAA
- a CDS encoding YpdA family putative bacillithiol disulfide reductase produces the protein MTTDVSFDIVVIGAGPVGLACGLEVQRRGLSVCVLDKGALVNSIIGYPTNMEFFSTPELLEIGGHPMTTLHYKPLREDALDYYRRVAQTERLTLRLYERVTGLEGEQGSFEVVTEKGRIKARFVIVATGFYDVPNLLRVPGEDLPHVTHYYKEPYAHADQDVVVIGAKNSSAKAALQLLRAGARPVLVVRGSEISESVKYWIRPDLVNRIKEGRIGCLFNSTVASITETTVELNMPDGPRTLPAQHVYALTGYHPDFSFLNTLGITCEADAAQTPTHNADTLETNRPGLYLAGTVCGGLNTSRWFIENGRYHAQLIAARLAGEAAPKLPEVLQQVQLS, from the coding sequence ATGACAACCGACGTTTCTTTTGATATAGTGGTAATCGGGGCCGGACCCGTGGGGCTGGCCTGCGGGCTGGAAGTGCAGCGGCGCGGCCTCTCGGTGTGCGTGCTCGACAAGGGCGCGCTGGTGAATTCCATCATCGGCTACCCCACCAACATGGAGTTCTTCTCCACGCCCGAGCTGCTCGAAATCGGGGGGCACCCCATGACGACGCTGCACTACAAGCCGCTGCGCGAAGACGCCCTCGACTACTACCGCCGCGTGGCCCAGACCGAAAGGCTGACGTTGCGCCTCTACGAGCGGGTAACCGGCCTCGAAGGCGAGCAGGGAAGCTTTGAAGTGGTAACCGAGAAGGGCCGCATCAAGGCGCGCTTCGTGATTGTGGCTACCGGCTTCTACGACGTGCCCAACCTGCTGCGCGTGCCCGGCGAAGACCTGCCCCACGTCACGCACTACTACAAGGAGCCCTACGCCCACGCCGACCAGGACGTAGTGGTTATCGGGGCCAAAAACTCCTCGGCCAAAGCGGCGCTGCAGCTGCTGCGCGCCGGCGCCCGGCCTGTGCTGGTCGTGCGCGGCTCGGAAATCAGCGAGTCGGTGAAGTACTGGATCCGGCCCGATCTGGTGAACCGCATCAAGGAAGGCCGCATCGGCTGCCTGTTTAACAGCACCGTGGCCAGCATCACCGAAACCACCGTGGAGCTGAACATGCCCGACGGCCCGCGCACCCTGCCGGCCCAGCACGTGTACGCCCTCACCGGCTACCATCCCGACTTCTCCTTCCTGAATACGTTGGGCATCACCTGCGAAGCCGACGCCGCCCAGACGCCCACTCACAACGCCGACACGCTGGAAACCAACCGCCCCGGCCTCTACCTGGCCGGTACCGTGTGCGGCGGCCTCAACACCAGCCGCTGGTTTATCGAAAACGGCCGCTACCACGCCCAGCTCATTGCCGCCCGCCTGGCCGGCGAGGCTGCCCCAAAACTGCCCGAAGTGCTGCAGCAGGTGCAGCTGTCGTAG
- a CDS encoding DoxX family protein — protein sequence MAPQPHTTTLQNVARVLMGSFMVVAGTGHLTFQRQDFQAQVPDFVPLSKDTTVLASGVVEIGLGLALLFWKKRRVEMGLGLAGFYAAVFPGNIHQYTHHLSAFNLDTDQKRLARLFFQPVLIGVALWSTGALKHLQRRK from the coding sequence ATGGCTCCTCAACCCCATACCACCACCCTGCAAAACGTAGCCCGCGTGCTGATGGGCTCCTTTATGGTAGTAGCCGGTACCGGCCACCTCACCTTCCAGCGCCAGGATTTTCAGGCTCAGGTGCCCGATTTCGTACCCTTAAGCAAGGACACCACGGTACTGGCCTCGGGCGTGGTGGAAATCGGGTTGGGACTGGCGCTGCTGTTCTGGAAAAAGCGGCGGGTGGAAATGGGCCTCGGACTGGCTGGTTTTTACGCGGCCGTATTTCCCGGCAACATCCACCAGTATACGCACCACCTTTCCGCCTTCAACCTCGACACTGACCAGAAACGCCTGGCGCGGCTGTTCTTCCAGCCCGTGCTTATCGGCGTAGCCCTGTGGAGCACCGGCGCGCTGAAGCATCTGCAGCGCCGCAAGTAA
- a CDS encoding DinB family protein gives MDHATKAGIVAELISLLTQANAHVTFVDACADLTPAQLNQRVPEAPYTIWQLAEHVRIAQWDIVEFSLGADHVSPDWPTGYWPADTATADEATWHQTLTQIQTDQQRFIDLLHAPDTDLLAPIPHGDGQTILREAMLLADHAAYHTGEIILLRRLLDAW, from the coding sequence ATGGACCACGCCACGAAAGCCGGAATAGTCGCGGAGCTGATTAGCTTGCTGACCCAGGCCAACGCCCACGTCACGTTCGTCGACGCCTGCGCCGACCTCACACCCGCGCAGTTGAACCAGCGCGTGCCGGAGGCGCCGTACACCATCTGGCAGCTGGCAGAGCACGTACGCATCGCGCAGTGGGATATTGTGGAGTTTTCGCTCGGCGCCGACCACGTTTCGCCGGACTGGCCCACCGGCTACTGGCCCGCCGATACCGCCACCGCCGACGAAGCCACCTGGCACCAGACGCTCACCCAGATCCAGACCGACCAGCAGCGCTTTATAGACCTGCTGCACGCCCCCGATACGGACCTGCTGGCCCCCATTCCGCACGGCGACGGCCAGACCATCCTGCGCGAAGCCATGCTGCTGGCCGACCATGCCGCCTACCACACCGGCGAAATCATCCTGCTGCGTCGGCTTTTGGACGCCTGGTAG
- the polA gene encoding DNA polymerase I: MSDAPAAQPHKLFLLDAFALIYRAHFAFSKNPRVNSKGLNTGAILGFTNTLVEVLQKEKPTHIGVAFDAAKKTFRHEQYAEYKAQRQAMPEDIGLAIPYIKQIIKAFHIPILMVEGYEADDVIGTLARRAEAQGFGEVYMMTPDKDYCQLVTDCIKIYRPAFMGNAAEILDVAHVLQRFEVERPEQVIDILGLQGDASDNIPGIPGIGEKTAKTLIQKYGSVENLIANVDQLKGKQQENVRNFAEQGLMSKELATIHLDVPIEFEADKLVLDQPDAEQLRQLFDELEFRQLAARVLGGGSPAGVSAAPASRGARRPKTAEGQGSLFGSSVDAAVAIGAEEGETGEFGAPAGPRRTLQDVPHQYHLMDTPELRASLLAFLLQQTEVSFDTETTGLDIMTARLVGLSFCWLPGEAYYVPVPTDDHAATQALVDEFCPFFEAQHILKIGQNIKYDLTILKHYHVQVSGPLFDTMLAHYLLEPDMRHGMDVLAETYLHYTPVPITDLIGPKGKNQKTMADLPPAEVSDYACEDADVTLQLKHVFEPMLKEVGLLDLLNEVENPLVPVLADIEYEGVKIDSSAMGEYSAELQGYIVDLEKQIFAEAGQEFNIGSPKQLGEVLFDKMDIGKGKIKKTKTGQYATGEEILSQLAADNPIAALILEYRQLTKLRSTYVEALPQLVNVADGRVHTSFNQAVTATGRLSSTNPNLQNIPIRTEKGREIRKAFVPRDAGHVLLAADYSQVELRIMADFSGDQTMIEAFRQGLDIHTSTASKVFKVPLNEVDGEMRRKAKTVNFGIIYGISAFGLAQRIGIGRKEATDIIETYFQEFPRVKQFMDESINQARELEYATTLLGRRRYLRDINSRNATLRGYTERNAINAPIQGTAADIIKKAMINIHEWLRQEKLGTRMILQVHDELVFDAVQEEVAYITPKIKELMATALLLPHGVPLEVEVGTGQNWLQAH, translated from the coding sequence ATGTCCGACGCCCCCGCTGCCCAGCCCCACAAACTTTTCCTGCTCGACGCCTTCGCCCTGATTTACCGCGCCCACTTTGCCTTCAGCAAAAACCCGCGCGTGAACTCCAAGGGCCTCAACACCGGAGCCATCCTGGGCTTCACCAACACGCTGGTGGAGGTGCTGCAGAAGGAGAAGCCCACCCACATTGGGGTGGCGTTTGATGCCGCCAAAAAGACCTTCCGCCACGAGCAATACGCCGAGTACAAGGCCCAGCGCCAGGCCATGCCCGAGGATATCGGCCTAGCCATTCCCTACATCAAGCAGATCATCAAAGCCTTCCACATCCCCATTCTGATGGTGGAAGGCTACGAGGCCGACGACGTGATTGGCACGTTGGCCCGCCGGGCCGAGGCCCAGGGCTTTGGCGAGGTGTACATGATGACGCCCGACAAGGACTATTGCCAACTCGTGACGGACTGCATCAAAATCTACCGGCCGGCCTTCATGGGCAACGCCGCCGAAATCCTAGACGTGGCGCACGTGCTGCAGCGCTTCGAGGTGGAGCGGCCGGAGCAGGTGATTGATATTCTGGGGTTGCAGGGCGACGCTTCCGACAACATTCCAGGCATTCCGGGTATCGGCGAGAAAACGGCCAAGACCCTGATTCAGAAGTACGGTTCCGTCGAAAACCTGATTGCCAACGTGGACCAGCTCAAGGGCAAGCAGCAGGAAAACGTGCGCAACTTCGCCGAGCAGGGCCTGATGAGCAAGGAGTTGGCCACCATCCACCTGGACGTGCCCATTGAGTTTGAGGCCGACAAGCTGGTGCTGGACCAGCCTGATGCTGAACAGTTGCGCCAGCTGTTCGACGAGCTGGAATTCCGTCAGCTGGCCGCCCGCGTGCTGGGCGGCGGCAGCCCCGCCGGCGTAAGTGCCGCCCCGGCCTCGCGCGGAGCGCGGCGGCCCAAAACCGCCGAAGGCCAGGGCAGCCTATTCGGCTCGTCGGTGGATGCGGCGGTGGCTATTGGCGCTGAGGAAGGCGAAACGGGCGAGTTTGGCGCGCCGGCCGGGCCGCGCCGCACCCTGCAGGACGTACCGCACCAGTACCACCTGATGGACACGCCCGAGCTGCGCGCTTCTTTGCTGGCGTTTCTGCTGCAGCAAACCGAGGTCAGCTTCGACACCGAAACTACCGGGCTGGATATTATGACGGCGCGACTGGTGGGCCTCTCCTTCTGCTGGCTGCCCGGCGAGGCCTATTACGTGCCCGTGCCCACCGACGACCACGCCGCCACCCAGGCCCTGGTGGACGAGTTCTGCCCGTTCTTCGAGGCTCAGCACATCCTCAAAATCGGCCAGAACATCAAGTACGACCTCACCATTCTCAAGCACTACCACGTGCAGGTGAGCGGGCCGCTGTTCGACACTATGCTGGCCCACTACCTGCTGGAGCCCGACATGCGCCACGGCATGGACGTGCTGGCCGAAACCTACCTGCACTATACGCCGGTGCCCATCACCGACCTCATCGGCCCCAAGGGTAAAAACCAGAAAACTATGGCCGACTTGCCCCCGGCCGAGGTATCGGACTACGCCTGCGAGGATGCCGACGTGACGCTGCAGCTCAAGCACGTATTCGAGCCCATGCTCAAGGAAGTGGGCCTGCTGGATTTGCTCAATGAGGTGGAAAACCCACTGGTGCCGGTACTGGCCGATATCGAGTACGAGGGCGTGAAAATCGACTCCTCGGCCATGGGCGAGTACTCGGCCGAGCTGCAGGGCTACATCGTGGACCTCGAAAAGCAGATTTTCGCGGAAGCCGGCCAGGAATTCAACATTGGCTCGCCGAAGCAGCTGGGTGAGGTGCTGTTTGATAAGATGGACATTGGCAAAGGCAAAATCAAGAAAACCAAGACCGGCCAGTACGCCACCGGCGAGGAAATCCTGAGCCAGCTGGCCGCCGACAACCCCATTGCTGCCCTCATTCTGGAGTACCGCCAGCTCACGAAGCTGCGCAGCACCTACGTGGAGGCCCTGCCCCAGCTAGTGAACGTAGCCGACGGCCGCGTGCATACCAGCTTCAACCAGGCCGTGACGGCCACCGGCCGCCTCAGCAGCACCAACCCCAACCTACAGAACATTCCTATCCGCACCGAGAAAGGCCGGGAAATCCGCAAGGCCTTCGTACCCCGCGACGCCGGCCACGTGCTGCTGGCCGCCGACTACTCGCAGGTGGAACTGCGCATCATGGCCGATTTTTCGGGCGACCAGACCATGATTGAAGCCTTCCGCCAGGGCCTCGACATTCACACCAGCACGGCCAGCAAGGTGTTCAAAGTGCCGCTGAATGAAGTGGACGGCGAGATGCGCCGCAAGGCCAAAACCGTCAACTTCGGCATCATCTACGGCATTTCGGCCTTCGGGCTGGCCCAGCGCATCGGCATCGGCCGCAAGGAGGCTACCGACATCATCGAGACGTACTTCCAGGAGTTTCCGCGGGTGAAGCAGTTCATGGACGAGAGCATCAACCAGGCCCGGGAGCTGGAGTACGCCACCACCCTGCTGGGCCGCCGCCGCTACCTGCGCGACATCAACTCGCGCAACGCCACCCTGCGCGGCTACACCGAGCGCAACGCCATCAACGCCCCCATCCAAGGCACCGCGGCCGACATCATCAAGAAGGCCATGATCAATATCCACGAGTGGTTGCGCCAGGAAAAGCTCGGCACCCGCATGATTCTGCAGGTGCACGACGAACTAGTGTTCGACGCCGTGCAGGAGGAAGTAGCCTACATCACGCCCAAAATCAAGGAGCTGATGGCCACCGCCCTGCTCCTGCCCCACGGCGTGCCGCTGGAAGTGGAAGTAGGCACTGGCCAGAACTGGCTGCAGGCGCACTAA
- a CDS encoding T9SS type A sorting domain-containing protein, protein MAQTLDPSFALNDVWLAGFVKDIAVQPDGKRIILGGFNRAEGQTASNLVRYNADGTLDQAFLLNVRSYVWVPERLIILRSGKLLVQVSGTAELIPGASRRYLVRLNADGTLDTSFNIGSGPNTTLPIPGRNGVLLEQPDGRVLVGGVFTSFNGQPANQLVRLLESGATDTNFSPPLLSTSGRINHLILQPDGSIVVGGFFVVAGRNLVNLIRLLPNGTLDTGFQYVSPPGFIHAVVQQLDGKLLISHGYYVARYSANGAYDNSFLNPTLTLGGIVSLLLPHADGSVYVGVPANNGTGQPVTGLARLNSTGTLDPSFSLPPALASRSWTASVLVQLADGKLLVTSPNILYPSGNLLKASRLMVLEASGALSTVFTPEILTPGIVRSLALQPTGEVLLGGTFTKVGERAAGNVARLRPDGQLDTAFVRQSALDGTVHKIMRQSAGGIVVGGNFGRVGQTNTRSTIRLTTAGQLDQSFAYQPWNYASFGADLTLNDQIVVYGYRNGNNNLATLYRLQADGTLDNTFSVVTTSSINEVDQFKVLSDGRIMASMVDAAGNAELVRLLSSGTRDASFIPVAVGASGSETIAALGADAQNRTIAATYNNSTQQYRIVRYSLAGNAADTGFVSPLGPDDYVYTFVPQPNDRMLLVGDFRTGNVSTAVRRLLPAGQADTSFNGDFLSGVGYTGIIQSDGKLLIGGTRLGGSAGVVRLTAPNVLHITSKHAATRVDAWPVPAHHELHVSLDVAAHPQSIRLIDSMGRIVYKQPAHQAQLTLDIRHLPVGIYLLRVDYAAGPVTRRVVLE, encoded by the coding sequence ATGGCCCAAACGCTCGATCCGTCATTTGCGCTCAATGATGTATGGCTGGCGGGTTTTGTAAAGGATATAGCTGTGCAGCCCGATGGTAAGCGCATTATTCTCGGGGGCTTTAACCGGGCGGAAGGCCAGACGGCCAGCAACCTAGTACGCTACAACGCCGATGGCACGTTGGACCAAGCTTTTCTGCTCAACGTTCGCAGCTATGTCTGGGTGCCCGAGCGGCTGATTATACTGCGCAGCGGTAAATTACTGGTACAGGTTTCTGGTACGGCAGAGTTGATACCGGGCGCCAGCCGTAGATATCTGGTTCGATTGAATGCAGATGGCACGCTGGATACTAGCTTCAACATTGGATCAGGACCTAATACTACCTTGCCAATACCGGGACGAAATGGCGTATTGCTGGAGCAGCCTGATGGGCGGGTGCTGGTAGGAGGTGTCTTCACGTCCTTCAATGGGCAGCCAGCTAACCAGCTAGTGCGCTTGCTGGAAAGCGGCGCAACAGACACCAACTTCTCTCCTCCACTGCTCAGCACAAGCGGCCGTATTAATCACCTGATTTTACAGCCGGACGGAAGTATTGTGGTAGGTGGATTTTTCGTCGTTGCGGGAAGGAACTTGGTAAACCTCATTCGTTTGCTGCCCAATGGAACCTTGGATACTGGGTTTCAATATGTATCACCTCCAGGTTTTATACATGCTGTAGTACAGCAACTTGATGGCAAGCTGCTGATTTCACACGGCTACTATGTTGCACGTTATTCTGCTAATGGCGCGTACGATAATAGTTTTCTGAACCCTACACTTACTCTGGGTGGCATCGTTAGCCTTTTGCTGCCTCATGCTGATGGTTCGGTTTACGTGGGAGTACCGGCCAACAACGGTACCGGGCAGCCGGTTACCGGCTTGGCCCGTCTGAACAGCACCGGCACTCTCGACCCTAGCTTTAGCTTACCTCCTGCCTTGGCCAGCCGTTCGTGGACAGCCTCGGTATTGGTGCAGCTAGCAGACGGTAAGCTCTTGGTGACTAGCCCTAACATTCTCTACCCATCAGGCAATCTTTTAAAAGCAAGTCGATTGATGGTGCTAGAGGCTAGTGGAGCATTGAGCACTGTTTTCACGCCCGAGATTCTGACGCCTGGCATCGTGCGGTCTTTAGCTCTGCAGCCTACCGGTGAAGTGCTGCTGGGTGGCACTTTCACTAAAGTTGGCGAACGAGCTGCCGGGAATGTGGCTCGCCTACGTCCTGATGGGCAACTGGATACGGCTTTTGTACGCCAAAGCGCGCTTGATGGCACTGTACACAAAATTATGCGGCAATCTGCGGGAGGTATCGTAGTTGGCGGCAATTTCGGGCGTGTAGGCCAAACCAATACTCGCTCAACCATTCGTTTGACTACCGCAGGTCAGCTTGATCAGTCCTTTGCCTATCAGCCTTGGAACTATGCCAGTTTTGGGGCCGATTTGACCCTGAACGACCAAATTGTGGTGTATGGATACCGCAACGGCAACAACAACCTGGCAACATTGTATCGTCTGCAGGCAGATGGGACGTTGGATAATACGTTTTCAGTAGTTACGACCTCCAGTATAAATGAAGTAGATCAGTTCAAAGTGCTGTCCGATGGGCGTATCATGGCCAGTATGGTTGATGCTGCTGGTAATGCTGAGTTGGTCCGCCTGCTAAGCTCTGGTACGCGTGATGCTTCTTTTATTCCTGTCGCAGTTGGCGCATCTGGCAGTGAAACCATTGCAGCGCTGGGAGCTGATGCCCAAAATCGAACGATAGCGGCAACCTATAACAACAGCACCCAGCAGTATCGAATAGTACGTTATTCGTTAGCCGGCAATGCGGCAGATACAGGCTTTGTTAGCCCACTTGGTCCAGACGATTATGTGTACACCTTTGTGCCCCAGCCCAATGACCGAATGCTGCTTGTTGGCGACTTCCGAACCGGTAACGTTAGCACGGCGGTCCGCCGCCTTCTGCCAGCTGGCCAAGCGGATACTTCATTCAACGGGGACTTTCTGTCGGGAGTTGGATATACTGGCATAATACAGTCCGATGGAAAGCTGCTGATTGGCGGTACTCGGCTTGGTGGCAGCGCTGGTGTAGTACGGCTGACTGCCCCTAATGTGCTGCACATAACTTCTAAGCATGCTGCTACGCGCGTAGATGCGTGGCCTGTGCCCGCTCACCACGAACTGCACGTAAGCTTGGATGTGGCTGCCCACCCACAATCCATAAGGCTTATAGACTCTATGGGGCGTATAGTCTACAAACAGCCAGCACACCAAGCGCAGCTAACGCTTGATATTCGCCACTTGCCTGTTGGTATCTACTTGCTACGTGTCGACTATGCCGCTGGCCCCGTGACGCGCCGCGTGGTGCTGGAGTAG